A single genomic interval of Neisseria leonii harbors:
- the recB gene encoding exodeoxyribonuclease V subunit beta, which produces MTAQAFDPLDIPIQGTNLIEASAGTGKTYGIAALFSRLIVLEQMPVESVLVVTFTNAATAELKNRLRARLAEMLAVLEAVPQAADDPAALAEYCRSRHEGDDFLPQILHKALQNEAQNRVILRLKAALSQFDNAAIYTIHGFCQRILRDYAFWCESPFDIELADNHDRLLLTAAQDFWRKRVAADPVTAQAVFSARLTPQTLLAGLRRHIGTPALDFRRPEPADGRARADALACWQQVQPQLAQLETLFWQVHPQLKANIYQKATFERIFAALRQTPPHQLPPAEKLDKFREEDLRAGLKKNADIAAGTVNSLNVLGRLHTRLQQAAQEDENILILLSQDFLTHLRQTLTAGKNRRRERTFDDLLADVHRALTELPQAAALAAVLARNWQAALIDEFQDTDPQQYAVFERIFVAHGRPLFLVGDPKQAIYRFRGADIHAYLYAAARAGRRYTLTRNFRSHHALTGSINHLFRQKHRPFILADIPYPEVAAARQNSRLHPEPPAFTVRWLHGRDNEPANKAVLDTRAAEYCADEIAAQLNQGAAGRLNIVSGSGSRPLAPGDIAVLVRNRSQAAALADALKKRRVQSVMIRKDSVFHTAEAAALAALLQWWLNASHTDLLRFVLAGPLFKRSADELAALNENEAQISAYITAADHAVELWQKHGIYTALQYFSGRCGLETGLLACGDERALTNYLQLAELLAAEDEHGRPSAALAEWLNRQIQTASDSDEHMLRLESDEALVKIITMHAAKGLQYPVVYCPFLWSVQAAQNDGWQVLQSAGRRELLAPSQLDAAAQEQIGADLLGEELRLFYVALTRAEEQLIVYAAADRQTAHHPIAHLLEGTPDTPPAETAKSYRAEKDTAAMLRRNWLRLMENAPEDTSFAWYDTPPEPAVYTPPQSGQADGFTAREFAPRPFEAVRQTSFTALTRRREAAAPDEWHSRIDPGETAAGTPPDTPDPDSRDAEPANGMAAFPRGIQAGLCLHDILETFDFRRPAAEQQAHAAACLAKHRYEADWLPVLLPMLDAVGCTTLNPQGVSLSSLPPEKRLPEMGFVMHAHDFSPDRVRRALAAAGLTETCLNAAAALDFDTVRGFLNGFIDMTCMSGSSEVCIIDYKSNHLGNHAADYRTAALNEAVAHHHYYFQAWIYAVAAARYLHIRRYPLHTVRIRYLFLRGLDGTGNGVWQWDIPAAALTPWLEQTHNPR; this is translated from the coding sequence ATGACCGCCCAAGCCTTCGACCCGCTCGATATTCCGATTCAGGGAACCAACCTGATCGAAGCCTCCGCCGGCACCGGCAAAACTTACGGCATCGCCGCCCTGTTTTCCCGCCTGATTGTGCTGGAACAGATGCCGGTAGAGAGCGTGCTGGTGGTTACCTTTACCAACGCCGCCACCGCCGAACTGAAAAACCGTCTGCGCGCGCGGCTGGCCGAAATGCTTGCGGTATTGGAAGCCGTGCCGCAGGCTGCGGATGACCCCGCCGCCTTGGCCGAATACTGCCGAAGCCGCCATGAAGGCGATGATTTTCTGCCGCAAATCCTGCACAAAGCCTTGCAGAATGAAGCGCAAAACCGCGTGATTCTGCGCCTGAAAGCCGCGCTGTCCCAGTTCGACAATGCCGCCATCTACACCATTCACGGTTTCTGCCAGCGCATTTTGCGCGACTATGCCTTTTGGTGCGAATCGCCTTTCGACATCGAGCTGGCCGACAACCACGACCGCCTGCTGCTGACGGCGGCACAAGACTTCTGGCGCAAACGCGTTGCCGCCGACCCCGTAACCGCACAGGCGGTTTTCAGCGCACGGCTGACCCCGCAAACCCTGCTGGCCGGACTGCGCCGCCATATCGGCACGCCCGCCCTCGATTTCAGACGGCCTGAACCGGCCGACGGCCGCGCCCGTGCCGATGCCCTCGCCTGCTGGCAGCAAGTGCAGCCGCAACTGGCGCAGCTGGAAACCCTGTTTTGGCAGGTTCACCCCCAACTCAAAGCCAATATCTACCAAAAAGCCACGTTCGAACGCATCTTCGCCGCTTTACGGCAAACCCCGCCGCACCAACTGCCGCCTGCCGAAAAACTGGACAAATTCCGTGAAGAGGATTTGCGGGCCGGTTTGAAAAAAAATGCCGACATCGCCGCCGGAACTGTAAACTCCCTGAACGTTCTGGGCCGTCTGCACACCCGGCTGCAACAGGCCGCACAGGAAGACGAAAACATTCTGATTCTGCTGTCGCAGGATTTTCTGACCCATCTGCGCCAAACCTTGACCGCCGGGAAAAACCGCCGCCGCGAGCGTACATTTGACGACTTATTGGCCGATGTCCACCGCGCCCTGACCGAGCTGCCGCAAGCAGCCGCACTCGCTGCCGTACTTGCCCGAAACTGGCAGGCCGCCTTAATCGACGAATTTCAAGACACCGACCCGCAGCAATACGCCGTTTTCGAACGGATTTTTGTCGCACACGGCCGGCCGCTGTTTCTGGTGGGCGACCCCAAACAGGCCATCTACCGCTTTCGCGGCGCGGATATCCATGCCTATCTGTATGCCGCCGCCCGAGCCGGCCGCCGCTACACGCTGACCCGCAATTTCCGCAGCCATCACGCGCTGACCGGGAGCATCAACCATCTGTTCCGCCAAAAACACCGCCCGTTTATTCTGGCCGACATTCCCTATCCCGAAGTGGCGGCCGCACGGCAGAACAGCCGCCTGCACCCCGAACCGCCCGCTTTCACCGTGCGCTGGCTGCACGGCAGGGACAATGAACCGGCCAACAAAGCCGTTCTGGACACCCGCGCGGCAGAATATTGCGCCGACGAAATCGCCGCACAGCTCAATCAAGGCGCGGCAGGCCGTCTGAATATCGTCAGCGGCAGCGGTTCCCGCCCGCTCGCGCCCGGCGACATCGCCGTTTTGGTGCGCAACCGCAGTCAGGCCGCAGCGCTGGCCGATGCCTTGAAAAAACGGCGTGTCCAAAGCGTGATGATCCGCAAAGATTCCGTTTTCCATACCGCCGAAGCCGCAGCACTGGCCGCGCTGCTGCAATGGTGGCTCAACGCTTCGCACACCGACCTGCTGCGTTTTGTGCTGGCCGGACCGCTGTTCAAACGCAGCGCGGACGAACTGGCCGCGCTCAACGAAAACGAAGCGCAGATCAGTGCCTATATCACGGCTGCCGACCACGCCGTCGAGCTGTGGCAGAAGCACGGCATTTACACCGCCCTGCAATATTTCTCCGGCCGGTGCGGCCTGGAAACGGGGCTGTTGGCCTGCGGCGACGAACGCGCGCTCACCAATTATCTGCAATTGGCCGAACTCTTGGCCGCCGAAGACGAACACGGCCGCCCGTCCGCCGCACTGGCCGAATGGCTCAACCGGCAGATTCAGACGGCCTCCGACAGCGACGAACACATGCTGCGGCTGGAAAGCGACGAAGCCTTGGTGAAAATCATCACCATGCACGCGGCCAAAGGTTTGCAGTATCCCGTGGTGTACTGCCCGTTTCTGTGGTCGGTACAGGCTGCGCAAAACGACGGCTGGCAGGTGCTGCAATCGGCCGGCCGCCGCGAACTGCTCGCCCCGTCCCAACTGGATGCCGCCGCGCAGGAACAAATCGGCGCCGATCTGCTGGGCGAAGAACTGCGGCTGTTTTATGTCGCCCTCACCCGCGCCGAAGAGCAATTAATCGTGTATGCGGCGGCCGACCGCCAAACCGCACACCACCCGATCGCCCACCTGCTCGAAGGCACGCCCGATACCCCGCCGGCCGAAACCGCCAAAAGCTACCGTGCGGAAAAAGACACCGCCGCCATGCTGCGCCGAAACTGGCTGCGCCTGATGGAAAACGCGCCCGAAGACACATCGTTCGCCTGGTACGACACCCCGCCCGAACCCGCAGTTTATACACCGCCGCAAAGCGGACAGGCAGACGGCTTCACCGCGCGGGAATTTGCACCGCGCCCGTTTGAAGCTGTCCGCCAAACCAGCTTTACCGCCCTCACCCGCCGCCGCGAAGCGGCCGCACCGGACGAATGGCACAGCCGCATCGACCCGGGCGAAACCGCTGCCGGCACGCCGCCCGACACTCCGGATCCGGACAGCCGCGACGCTGAACCTGCAAACGGTATGGCCGCCTTCCCGCGCGGCATACAGGCCGGCCTGTGCCTGCACGACATTCTGGAAACCTTCGATTTCAGACGGCCTGCCGCCGAACAGCAGGCCCATGCGGCCGCCTGTCTGGCGAAACACCGCTATGAAGCGGATTGGCTGCCGGTTTTACTGCCCATGCTCGATGCCGTCGGCTGCACCACCCTCAACCCGCAGGGCGTGAGCCTGAGCAGCCTGCCGCCGGAAAAACGCCTGCCCGAAATGGGTTTTGTCATGCACGCGCACGACTTTTCGCCCGACCGGGTGCGCCGCGCGCTGGCAGCGGCCGGTTTGACCGAAACCTGCCTGAATGCGGCGGCCGCACTCGATTTCGACACGGTGCGCGGTTTTCTCAACGGCTTTATCGACATGACCTGCATGAGCGGCAGCAGCGAAGTGTGCATCATCGACTACAAATCCAACCATCTGGGCAACCATGCCGCCGACTACCGCACCGCCGCACTGAATGAAGCCGTGGCACACCACCACTATTACTTTCAGGCTTGGATTTACGCCGTGGCCGCCGCCCGCTATCTGCATATCCGCCGCTACCCGCTGCACACCGTGCGTATCCGCTATCTTTTCCTGCGCGGGCTGGACGGTACGGGCAACGGCGTGTGGCAGTGGGACATTCCCGCCGCCGCCCTGACACCGTGGCTTGAACAGACGCACAATCCCCGCTAA
- a CDS encoding isochorismatase family protein — protein sequence MNPAFRPENTACLVVDIQTRLCPALHQAEAMTANSITLLQGLNALDVPVMITEQYPKGLGHTVPEIAELLPAAPVAEKTRFSALTDETEHFLRGKQHVILIGAEAHVCMLQTVLDLRGRGFHVWIPFECTTSRNPANRDNALTHMRQAGAVVSNVESILFLLLQDAKHPVFKTISGLIR from the coding sequence ATGAACCCTGCCTTCCGCCCCGAAAACACCGCCTGTCTCGTGGTCGATATCCAAACCCGCCTGTGCCCTGCACTGCACCAGGCCGAAGCCATGACCGCCAACAGCATCACCCTGCTGCAAGGCCTGAACGCGCTCGATGTACCGGTCATGATCACCGAACAGTATCCCAAAGGTTTGGGACACACCGTCCCCGAAATCGCCGAGCTGCTCCCCGCCGCGCCTGTGGCGGAAAAAACCCGCTTCTCCGCCCTGACCGACGAAACCGAACACTTCCTGCGCGGCAAACAGCACGTCATTCTGATCGGCGCGGAAGCCCACGTCTGCATGCTGCAAACCGTGCTGGATCTGCGCGGACGCGGTTTCCATGTCTGGATACCGTTTGAATGCACCACCTCGCGCAACCCCGCCAACCGCGACAATGCCCTGACCCATATGCGGCAGGCCGGTGCCGTTGTCAGCAATGTGGAAAGCATTCTGTTCCTGCTGCTGCAAGATGCCAAACACCCTGTCTTCAAAACCATATCCGGCCTGATACGCTGA
- the tilS gene encoding tRNA lysidine(34) synthetase TilS, translating to MQDQAWLQGLAAQLPQVWREGIRVETALSGGLDSVVLLHLLRRLREVHRFELEAVHVHHGLQTAADEWARFCAQLCTDWQVPLRVEKVRVAADGSGVEAAARQARYRVFAASPAEVVALAHHADDQVETFFLAALRGGGLRALSAMPRERPLADKCLWRPLLSYSREQLAAYAARHHLPFIEDPSNGHQIYLRNWLRLSGLPPWRTHMPHLARHISASVAQLQEEAALLAEIEAADAALVCRGGVLDLALWRGLGSGRRRRQLLNFARENGLGGLNRTMLADADRVLCRADSGRWLLAGGSLLAHQGRLYALEAAWRQTYPPGQEGCVQTLFSDGLWQLRPSENGLAAECFARHGRIRPARSGERMAVAGGSKTVKKILQEAGVPPLLRTDWPVLEIDGECAALIGISAARTHTVRGGLLPYWPLLMRWVMHRRIGEADGFTVADI from the coding sequence ATGCAGGACCAGGCGTGGCTGCAAGGGCTGGCGGCGCAGCTGCCGCAGGTGTGGCGTGAAGGCATTCGGGTGGAAACCGCACTGAGCGGCGGTTTGGATTCGGTGGTGCTGCTGCATTTGCTGCGCCGCCTGCGCGAAGTGCACCGTTTCGAGTTGGAGGCGGTGCATGTCCATCACGGTTTGCAGACGGCCGCCGACGAATGGGCGCGGTTTTGCGCGCAGCTGTGCACGGATTGGCAGGTACCGCTTCGGGTGGAAAAAGTACGGGTGGCGGCTGACGGTTCGGGCGTGGAAGCGGCGGCGCGGCAGGCACGTTACCGTGTGTTTGCCGCCTCGCCGGCCGAAGTGGTGGCATTGGCGCACCATGCCGACGATCAGGTCGAAACGTTTTTTCTGGCGGCTTTGCGCGGCGGCGGGCTGCGCGCGCTCTCGGCCATGCCGCGCGAACGGCCGCTGGCGGACAAATGCCTGTGGCGGCCGCTGCTGTCATACAGCCGCGAACAGCTGGCCGCTTATGCCGCGCGCCATCATTTACCGTTTATCGAAGATCCGAGCAACGGCCATCAGATTTATTTGCGCAACTGGCTGCGGCTCAGCGGTCTGCCGCCATGGCGGACGCATATGCCGCATTTGGCGCGCCATATTTCGGCATCGGTGGCGCAGTTGCAGGAAGAAGCGGCCCTGTTGGCGGAAATCGAAGCGGCCGATGCCGCGCTGGTGTGCCGGGGCGGGGTGTTGGATTTGGCCTTGTGGCGCGGTTTGGGCAGCGGGCGGCGGCGGCGGCAGTTGCTGAATTTTGCACGGGAAAACGGTTTGGGCGGTTTGAACCGAACCATGCTGGCCGATGCCGACCGGGTATTGTGCCGCGCGGACAGCGGCCGCTGGCTCTTGGCGGGCGGCAGCCTGCTGGCGCATCAAGGCCGTCTGTATGCTTTGGAAGCCGCATGGCGGCAAACCTATCCGCCCGGGCAGGAAGGCTGCGTGCAGACCCTGTTTTCAGACGGCCTGTGGCAGCTTCGGCCGTCTGAAAACGGCTTGGCAGCGGAATGTTTCGCCCGACACGGCCGCATCCGTCCCGCGCGCTCGGGCGAGCGTATGGCGGTGGCGGGCGGCAGCAAAACGGTGAAAAAAATATTGCAGGAAGCGGGCGTGCCGCCGCTGTTGCGCACGGATTGGCCGGTGTTGGAAATCGACGGCGAATGCGCTGCACTGATCGGCATCAGTGCCGCCCGTACCCACACCGTGCGCGGCGGCCTGCTGCCGTATTGGCCGCTGTTGATGCGCTGGGTGATGCACCGTCGGATTGGGGAGGCGGATGGTTTTACCGTGGCGGATATTTAG
- a CDS encoding acetyl-CoA carboxylase carboxyltransferase subunit alpha, whose amino-acid sequence MKPVFLDFEQPIAELNNKIEELRFVQGESALDISEEIARLQKKSRELTKSIYGKLTPAQVSQVSRHPQRPYTLDYIAALCTDFQELHGDRHFADDDAVVGGLARFNGQSVVVVGHQKGRDTKEKIRRNFGMPRPEGYRKALRLMHLAEKFRLPVLTFIDTPGAYPGIGAEERNQSEAIGKNLYELTKLKVPVICTVIGEGGSGGALAIAVGDYVNMLQYSTYSVISPEGCASILWKTAEKAPEAAAALGITADRLEKLNLVDKVIEEPLGGAHRNYEELMKRVKEVLTDQLRRAQDMPLSDLLTRRFDRIMAYGQFAEK is encoded by the coding sequence ATGAAGCCCGTCTTTCTTGACTTCGAGCAGCCGATTGCCGAGCTGAACAACAAAATCGAAGAATTACGTTTTGTGCAGGGCGAATCGGCCTTGGACATCAGCGAAGAAATCGCCCGCCTGCAGAAAAAAAGCAGGGAGCTGACCAAATCCATCTACGGCAAACTCACACCCGCCCAGGTTTCCCAAGTATCCCGCCACCCCCAGCGTCCCTATACACTCGATTACATCGCCGCGCTGTGTACCGATTTTCAGGAGCTGCACGGCGACCGCCATTTTGCCGACGATGATGCGGTGGTAGGCGGTTTGGCGCGTTTCAACGGGCAGAGCGTGGTGGTGGTCGGCCATCAGAAAGGCCGCGATACCAAAGAAAAAATCCGCCGCAATTTCGGTATGCCGCGCCCCGAGGGCTACCGCAAAGCCCTGCGCCTGATGCATCTGGCGGAAAAATTCCGCCTGCCCGTGCTGACGTTTATCGATACGCCCGGCGCATATCCCGGTATCGGTGCAGAAGAGCGCAACCAGTCGGAGGCCATCGGTAAAAATCTGTACGAATTGACCAAACTCAAAGTGCCGGTCATCTGTACGGTCATCGGCGAGGGCGGTTCGGGCGGTGCGCTGGCGATTGCGGTGGGCGATTATGTCAATATGCTGCAATATTCCACTTATTCCGTTATTTCGCCCGAAGGCTGTGCCTCGATTTTGTGGAAAACCGCCGAGAAGGCACCGGAAGCCGCAGCCGCATTGGGCATTACGGCCGACCGTCTGGAAAAACTCAATCTGGTGGACAAAGTGATCGAAGAGCCGCTGGGCGGCGCGCACCGCAATTATGAAGAGCTGATGAAGCGGGTAAAAGAGGTGCTGACCGACCAGTTGCGGCGGGCGCAGGATATGCCTCTGTCCGATTTGCTGACACGCCGTTTCGACCGCATTATGGCGTACGGGCAGTTTGCCGAGAAATAA
- a CDS encoding RNA-binding S4 domain-containing protein, producing the protein MAESDSHTMRLDKWLWAARFFKTRALAQRHIELGRVLVNGAKVKNSKYIVPGDTVHLTLNSLPYELTVAALNHQRRPAPEARLLYRENAEVAAKREQQKLLDQASRISAAYPDGRPTKRDRRQIDKVKRGSW; encoded by the coding sequence ATGGCAGAATCCGACAGCCATACCATGCGCCTCGACAAGTGGCTGTGGGCGGCGCGCTTTTTCAAAACCCGTGCGCTGGCGCAGCGGCATATCGAGTTGGGACGTGTTTTGGTAAACGGCGCAAAAGTGAAAAACAGCAAATACATCGTGCCGGGCGACACAGTGCACCTGACACTCAACTCTCTGCCCTACGAGCTGACGGTGGCCGCACTCAACCACCAACGCCGTCCCGCACCCGAAGCCCGCCTGCTCTACCGCGAAAACGCCGAGGTAGCAGCAAAACGCGAACAGCAGAAACTGCTGGATCAGGCCTCGCGCATCAGCGCGGCCTATCCCGACGGCCGTCCGACCAAGCGCGACCGCCGCCAGATCGACAAGGTCAAACGCGGCAGCTGGTAG
- a CDS encoding neutral zinc metallopeptidase gives MRWQGRRQSSNVEDRRSQRTGGRKTTGILGLIVLLVGAYYGVDLSGIVGTPQLGGAQVRQSALDSKQEAQLNELARVVLADTESVWQQYFAAQGAAYRPATLVLYSGATQTSCGTGQAAMGPFYCPADSRVYLDLSFYEDMRTKLGAAGEAAFGYVIAHEVGHHVQNLTGVLPKIHQAQQQARSQAEANALSVRLELQADCYAGLWAKYGREYQLLGNRDVENILAAAASVGDDRLQHRSGARAVPENFTHGSSEQRMAWFRRGLQSTDLNQCNTFKG, from the coding sequence ATGCGCTGGCAAGGACGCAGACAGAGCAGCAATGTAGAAGACCGCCGTTCACAACGGACAGGCGGCAGAAAAACCACCGGCATTTTGGGGCTGATTGTCCTGCTGGTGGGCGCGTATTACGGCGTGGATCTGTCGGGCATCGTCGGCACCCCCCAGCTGGGCGGCGCACAAGTCCGGCAGTCCGCGCTCGACAGTAAACAGGAAGCACAGCTCAACGAACTGGCACGCGTGGTACTGGCCGACACCGAAAGCGTGTGGCAGCAGTATTTTGCCGCACAAGGTGCCGCCTACCGCCCCGCCACCTTGGTACTCTACTCCGGCGCCACCCAAACATCGTGCGGCACCGGCCAGGCGGCGATGGGGCCGTTTTACTGCCCTGCCGACAGCCGTGTCTATCTGGATTTGTCGTTTTACGAAGACATGCGTACCAAACTCGGTGCGGCCGGCGAAGCCGCATTCGGCTATGTGATTGCCCACGAAGTCGGCCACCATGTACAAAACCTGACCGGCGTACTGCCGAAAATCCATCAGGCACAGCAGCAGGCACGCAGTCAGGCAGAAGCCAACGCCCTTTCCGTGCGTTTGGAGCTGCAAGCCGACTGCTACGCTGGACTGTGGGCGAAATACGGCCGCGAATACCAATTGCTCGGCAACCGTGATGTCGAAAACATTCTGGCCGCCGCCGCTTCCGTCGGCGACGACCGCCTGCAACACCGCAGCGGCGCGCGCGCCGTACCGGAAAACTTCACCCACGGTTCATCGGAACAGCGTATGGCCTGGTTCCGACGCGGCCTGCAAAGCACCGATCTGAACCAGTGCAACACCTTCAAAGGCTGA
- the nqrM gene encoding (Na+)-NQR maturation NqrM gives MTTVFLMTFGLFLLVIFGMALGYIVKRREIKGSCGGIAALGIEKVCDCETPCARRRAQMEQARRNG, from the coding sequence ATGACGACCGTTTTTTTGATGACTTTCGGACTGTTTCTGCTGGTGATTTTCGGTATGGCTTTGGGCTATATCGTGAAAAGGCGCGAGATTAAAGGCAGTTGCGGCGGCATTGCCGCGCTGGGCATCGAAAAAGTGTGCGACTGCGAAACCCCGTGTGCGCGCCGCCGTGCACAGATGGAGCAGGCACGCAGAAACGGTTGA
- a CDS encoding FAD:protein FMN transferase translates to MKRLFCRLLLWGGLWLLAACMREPSAVAVIQGQTMGTTYTVKYIEPQGLARERVQQELEALLESVNREMSTYREDSEISAFNRMGAGEAAVSAGFAEVVDEAVRLNGITRGALDVTVGPLVNLWGFGPDKKITREPTARQLAAAAEVAGIDKISLRRSGGKAFLGKKADGVYLDLSAVAKGYGVDVLAHRLEALGVSRYLVEVGGELRGRGTNPQGQPWQVGIEQPSLAQGQAGSLVVPLDNMALATSGDYRNFRLDGAGQRLSHIIHPKTQRPISHSLASVSVLAPQAVTADGLATGLFVLGEDEAMAVAEAQNLPVFLIIYRDGGFETRMSPALRRLLDEK, encoded by the coding sequence ATGAAGCGGCTGTTTTGCCGACTGCTGCTGTGGGGCGGCCTGTGGCTGCTGGCAGCCTGTATGCGCGAACCGTCTGCCGTGGCCGTGATCCAGGGGCAGACCATGGGGACGACCTATACGGTGAAATACATCGAACCGCAGGGTTTGGCACGGGAGCGTGTGCAGCAGGAGCTGGAAGCCCTGCTCGAATCGGTCAACCGCGAAATGTCCACCTATCGCGAAGATTCGGAAATCAGCGCATTCAACCGCATGGGGGCGGGTGAAGCGGCGGTGTCGGCGGGGTTTGCCGAAGTGGTGGACGAGGCGGTACGCCTGAACGGCATCACGCGCGGTGCGCTGGATGTTACCGTCGGGCCGCTGGTGAATTTGTGGGGATTCGGACCCGATAAAAAGATTACCCGCGAGCCGACGGCGCGGCAGCTGGCCGCAGCGGCAGAAGTGGCGGGCATCGATAAAATCAGCTTGCGCCGCAGCGGCGGCAAAGCGTTTTTGGGCAAAAAAGCCGACGGCGTTTATCTGGATTTGTCGGCGGTTGCCAAGGGCTACGGTGTCGATGTGCTGGCGCACCGCCTCGAAGCCTTGGGTGTGTCGCGCTATTTGGTGGAAGTGGGCGGCGAGCTGCGCGGCAGGGGGACGAACCCGCAGGGGCAGCCGTGGCAGGTGGGCATCGAACAGCCGTCTTTGGCACAGGGGCAGGCGGGCAGCTTGGTGGTGCCGCTGGACAATATGGCGCTGGCCACATCGGGCGATTACCGCAATTTCCGTCTGGACGGGGCGGGACAGCGGCTGTCGCATATTATCCACCCCAAAACGCAGCGGCCGATCAGCCACAGTCTGGCATCGGTGAGCGTGCTGGCACCGCAGGCGGTAACGGCCGACGGCTTGGCGACAGGTTTGTTTGTCTTGGGCGAAGATGAGGCGATGGCGGTGGCTGAAGCGCAGAATCTGCCTGTTTTTTTGATTATTTACCGCGACGGGGGCTTTGAAACCCGCATGTCGCCGGCTTTGCGCCGCCTGTTGGACGAAAAATAA
- a CDS encoding transglycosylase SLT domain-containing protein — MMKTAGLSLTAAALLLAACSTSETPPTAAEPGLPKTAAAAPRSAEPAAQTLADFAVYESALAAAKTGNDAAAADFLRRQSQSAMGEAVRNEWLKTLAKRGDWAAFMREYAQLEAAGRSQEVRCYAEVAGTGGGLADELVNETGRLPEGCTRLIENRAAQGRLDSELAWRRVRGLISQNQITDARNLAAALGSPLDSGSGRGAQENLLRDIIGPSGRSSAASAARLSALEDSLTREQAGYAWGVLGYYQAKKQNFDTALAHYRRAMPAQLTDDQIEWYARSALRLQRWDELAAVIRAMPAKLQQNPTWQYWMARSLAAQGEAARADALYRQAAQSGRNFYAVMATEELGGRISTRNNVADAQPEAVKRMAQDGAVSRALTLFQASSGNWNMRRAAQAEWRYAVRHFNEDEKLAAAQLAYERQFYEMAVNTAESTDHKLNYRLRYISPFRDIAVPYAGQAGVDPAWVYGLIRQESRFMLGAQSSVGAQGLMQVMPATAREIAAKIGMDSSELYTMNGNIRMGTWYLGDAKRRLQNNEVMATAGYNAGPGRARNWQAAVPLEGAVYAETIPFDETRDYVKKVMTNATYYASLFNEPQTSLKARMGVVPARR; from the coding sequence ATGATGAAAACTGCCGGACTCTCGCTGACTGCCGCAGCTTTGCTGCTGGCGGCCTGTTCCACTTCCGAAACGCCGCCGACCGCTGCCGAACCCGGGCTGCCGAAAACCGCTGCGGCTGCGCCGCGCAGTGCGGAACCCGCTGCACAGACGCTGGCCGATTTTGCCGTTTATGAAAGCGCGCTGGCGGCGGCCAAGACCGGAAACGATGCGGCGGCGGCCGATTTTTTACGCCGTCAGAGCCAAAGCGCGATGGGTGAGGCGGTGCGCAACGAGTGGCTGAAAACGCTGGCCAAACGCGGCGATTGGGCGGCGTTTATGCGCGAATACGCGCAGCTTGAAGCGGCGGGGCGCAGTCAGGAAGTGCGCTGTTATGCCGAGGTGGCCGGAACCGGCGGCGGTTTGGCGGACGAACTGGTCAATGAAACCGGCCGTCTGCCCGAAGGCTGTACCCGCCTGATTGAAAACCGTGCCGCACAGGGGCGTTTGGACAGTGAGCTGGCGTGGCGGCGCGTACGGGGTCTGATCAGTCAGAACCAAATCACCGATGCGCGCAATTTGGCCGCCGCATTGGGCAGTCCGCTGGACAGCGGCAGCGGACGCGGTGCGCAGGAAAATCTGCTGCGCGACATTATCGGTCCGTCCGGCCGTTCGTCTGCCGCTTCGGCCGCACGCCTGAGCGCGCTGGAAGACAGCCTGACCCGCGAGCAGGCGGGTTATGCGTGGGGCGTGTTGGGCTATTATCAGGCGAAAAAACAGAATTTCGATACCGCGCTGGCGCATTACCGGCGCGCCATGCCCGCGCAGCTGACCGACGACCAAATCGAATGGTATGCCCGTTCCGCTTTGCGCCTGCAACGTTGGGACGAACTGGCGGCCGTGATCCGTGCCATGCCCGCCAAACTGCAACAGAATCCGACGTGGCAGTATTGGATGGCGCGCAGTCTGGCCGCACAGGGGGAAGCGGCTCGGGCGGACGCTCTGTACCGTCAGGCGGCACAGAGCGGGCGCAATTTCTATGCCGTGATGGCAACGGAAGAGTTGGGCGGGCGCATCAGCACACGCAATAATGTGGCGGACGCACAACCGGAGGCTGTGAAACGTATGGCGCAGGACGGTGCGGTTTCCCGTGCGCTGACGCTGTTTCAGGCGAGCAGCGGCAACTGGAATATGCGCCGTGCCGCGCAGGCCGAATGGCGTTATGCCGTTCGCCACTTCAATGAAGATGAAAAACTGGCGGCTGCACAGCTGGCCTATGAGCGGCAGTTTTACGAAATGGCGGTCAATACCGCCGAAAGTACCGACCACAAACTCAACTACCGCCTGCGCTATATTTCGCCTTTCCGCGACATTGCCGTGCCGTATGCCGGACAGGCGGGCGTGGATCCGGCGTGGGTATACGGTCTGATCCGTCAGGAGAGCCGCTTTATGCTGGGTGCGCAGTCCAGCGTGGGCGCGCAGGGACTGATGCAGGTGATGCCGGCCACCGCGCGCGAAATCGCGGCCAAAATCGGTATGGACAGCAGCGAACTCTATACCATGAACGGCAATATCCGCATGGGAACCTGGTATTTGGGCGATGCCAAACGCCGTTTGCAGAACAACGAAGTGATGGCGACGGCAGGCTATAACGCCGGCCCCGGCCGTGCGCGCAACTGGCAGGCCGCCGTGCCGCTGGAGGGTGCGGTTTATGCCGAAACTATTCCGTTTGACGAAACGCGCGACTATGTGAAAAAAGTCATGACCAACGCCACTTATTACGCGAGCCTGTTCAACGAGCCGCAAACTTCGCTCAAAGCGCGTATGGGTGTGGTGCCCGCCCGCCGTTAG